From one Dermacentor silvarum isolate Dsil-2018 chromosome 3, BIME_Dsil_1.4, whole genome shotgun sequence genomic stretch:
- the LOC125944449 gene encoding uncharacterized protein LOC125944449, with the protein MFIISSASSSSSLVGTHLETDLCLECDRSTASSGRIKGRVNVTSQVVEAAPRSPVLCSPALPPGASLRSPFVPAVRQHAAGRAIWHFTISAPPATASPSWIVSGPQRDPHLFAGFRGEDVENWLDNYDRVSSANHWDEVMKLCYVSFYLTGVAKTWFFNHEIDLTDWSSFKQQLRQVFGTPAVRSAIAKKILDTRKQQLGESYTSYIEDVLALCRRVNAYMAESDRVRHIFEGIGPLSFNVLAIKDPATVADIVATCQRLDELESVRLPPPDTPDNNPTTDPSLRAMVRAIVREDLQSLGFSAGPIPAHAPSTTLRDIVKEELASMAGTVYMDPLVPRPPPAYTQVATVVPALVPSMPPKPTQTHLASMSTSTSNQPYFPPWRPTRPIDLFTNRRLSSAICRHGRRLASEHVMPPFWSVRLARAGRPHIGFVISALHYFDCFLPLRLSCAA; encoded by the exons atgttcatcatctcatcggcttcgtcgtcttcatcgcttgtggggactcatcttgagactgatctgtgcctcgagtgtgatcggtccaccgcatcttcggggcgtattaaaggcCGTGTTAACGttacgtcacaagtggtggaagccgctcctcggtcccccgtcctctgctcgcccgctctacctcctggagcttcgctcaggtcgccgtttgtgccagctgtccgccaacatgccgcaggacgagccaTTTGGCACTTTACAATCTCGGCTCCACCTGCCACGGCCTCTCCGTCTTGGATTGTCAGTGGGCCCCAGCGCgacccccatctgttcgctggcttTCGTGGCGAAGATGTGGAGAattggcttgacaactacgaccgggtgagttctgctaaccactgggacGAGGTCATGAAGCTATGCTACGtctccttctatctcacgggcgtagcgaagacttggtttttcaaccacgagattgacctcaccgactggagtagtttcaaacagcagctccgacaagtttttggtactccggctgttcgttccgccatcgcgaagaagatactcgacactcgcaaacaacagctcggcgagtcatatacctcgtatatagaggatgtcctcgctctctGTCGACGCGTCAATGCTTATATGGCCGAATCAGACAGAGTACGCCACATATTCGAAG gCATTGGGCCTCTCTCCTTCAATGTGTTGGCcatcaaggacccggctaccgtcgccgatattgtagctacgtgccagcgcctcgacgaactcgaatcCGTCCGATTACCGCCCCCTgacacccctgacaacaaccctaccaccgatccctcgttgcgcgcaatggtccgAGCAATCGTACGAGAAGATctgcagtctcttggcttctcggcaggtcccattcctgcccacgCCCCCAGTACCACTTTGCGTGACAttgtcaaggaggagttggcgtctatggcgggtactgTGTATATggaccctctagtccctaggCCCCCACCAGCGTACACGCAGGTAGCCACAGTTGTCCCAGCCctcgtgccatcgatgcctccgaaaccaacgcagacgcacttggcttcgatgtctaccagcaCATCTAACCAACCTTactttccgccatggcgtccaacccgacctatagaccttttcacaaaccgacgtttgagcagcgccatttgccgacacgggcgacgtctagcgtcagaacatgttatgccgccattttggtctgtgcgccttgcgagagcaggccggccgcacatCGGTTTTGTGATCTCCGCCctgcattatttcgattgttttcttccgcttcgcttgtcttgtgccgcttga